The Triticum urartu cultivar G1812 chromosome 5, Tu2.1, whole genome shotgun sequence genome contains the following window.
attcaccaaaccgcttgatgagaaagtattttgtcgtttgagaggtgaattaaatatcattgatgcctcaaacttggagtagaaactctatttggatacatgcaaggcgtCAGCCTTTGTGACTAATCCTTGACacttctcttatgatgatgatcatatgtcttggatctATATTTGTacccttgcatgttatctaacccttgtagtTACTTGGATGAGCCCAAATCTATGAGACTGCAAGTCACTCACATTTTAAgaaatctctacatcaccaagttcCTATGGTTTGCTTGTTGAATTCAAGGAAGCATGAACTCactcaacatatcctttgactgTTTCAATATATCAAATTTCAATTGGTATCaagtttcatgattgtcattatggatacacaagtgcttttccttgcaagactaacccatgtagaaagatgaactcaaactacaagtggtgctcccaacaacatcaaccttgagcatccaacacaagttcggctacatgatcaagatcaacaccacaaCCCAAGGTATgccattccatcttagagaagctttgaTCCAAGTCATGAGctaaagcaactcaacaagatgtgaatacatcaaaatgcttaaacgaaaaatggcaaccccattttgagcttaaaggATGAGTATGACCTAAGATCAAGTaacctcacttgactcctaagtcaatatactctaacataggtgactttgtcaccgaccCCTTTTCTAGATGAAGCTCTCAAGTGACCTCTTACTTAGTTGATCCTTCTTTCACTTGTATGATTTTCTTGTTTTTATGTCTCCCTCTAAAAAAATTCACCTAGATCCTTTTATTTTCTTTACTTTTTATCTGAGtttaattcattgcaaatctttctaCTAATTCCctgcaaatccttgtgagatttCATTTGCCAAGTGAGCCGAGTTGACAAAATCTTTACTCTGCGTAGAACTCGGTCCATCCAGTCCAAACCTATCAGCTTGACCGAAATACAAGATCTCCTTGTATATAGTTCATCGGCACAACCGACACGAACTAGCTCGGTCTCACCAATAAGCACCTTATGTGACTTTGTCATCCCGGGCTCACCGACGGAACCATATCAGCGTCACCAATTTCAACTCTAAGAAAACCTTTTGCCGTTTCTTACTGCCTATTTTCttcagctccactcaatgattctttcCTCTGTCAGCATCATAAACTACCTATTGCTTTGTATTGACTCTTAAGGACCACACCTAATTGGCTCATGCTCCAGAAgtacccttcttggaaattgatgtcaaagggagagagagagagagagcacatcAAAGCTTACCAAATGAGCACATCTAAGCTCTTCCACAGGTGCCTGTTAACaaaagaggagagaagtcacatgtctttaagaggggaaagacatgtcaATATGTTTGATCCTAGCCATTGCTATTGAAATTCCTTTTTCTATGATTTTATTTGCTCTTACCCTATTTTCCTCTGATTTTATCTCACCCTACCTTCTCCCATCATCCTGTatcagattcagggggagaaagaaTCTATGTCTAAGGAGAGAAAAAAATCTTTGGAACTTATTGGAAATCTTTAAAtatttggggacatgtctatatctaAATGAAGTACTTATAGTACTCACCCattacatgtcatcccagtcttggcattcttgtggttatttaaaactactttatttggAGTGTTCTTGTGTTATCTAACCCTGTTTTCTCAAGTCCACTCCTTCAAAAGTCATCTCAAGACCACAacgtaagtatatgcatcacactcatgtgcatgatgatctcttgctgttgcacatattgtttgcaagaggGAACCATAaacatgaaggtacatttcttaACCATATCagttgctctgatgcatatagccaagatacatgtaactctctgcttactctgtcatgttatGCACTCACATGTTAGTATATTCTATCTTCACATGATtacatacatgtagggggagcttATGCATGTTACATGTTTCTCCAAAGCTTTACTTGATAGTCATCATATTATTTACCTAAatctttgatgtatgttgtcatcaattaccaaaaagggggagattgaaagcacaagtgctccctaggtggttttgataattaatgtcaacatatctcttgttggactaatgctttTATCTAGTGTATTCCAGACAAGTTCAACAATGGTGCAGAAAGGACAAGAGggtgtggaaccccttcaaggtGTCAAGGACATGCATTGGCTAAAGCttaagactcttcattttattttaagtggtccaagatcacattgagtccataggaaagccaatactattaaaaaggggatgatgtgttgcttaatggcttgcttgctcaaaatgtttagtgatattgctccaaagccctcaaccactttcccatTCCAAATATGTCAAACACCTAAACTCCAACTCGGCCCCatcgattctttctatccagcgccaccgagttcatatgGTATAGCCACAACCAAAAACCCTAACAGTTCGGTCACATCgatagggatctcgatctcaccgagatggccttgccaACTCCCTGTTATCAGTTGCAATTATTTTAGTATCACCGAAATTGCGATCGGCCTCACGAGATGGCTTGACCAATTCTCTGTTTCCCTGTTGCTTcactttggtctcaccgagttgatgcAATCAGCACCACCGAGATGATGTTTGCCCTAAGCCCTAGcacatcagtcccaccgagttgttctagtcggtcccactgagattcctaacgttcacattttgaactaattggtcagaccgagttcatctatttggtctcaccgagtttgatcaaatgtgtgtaacggttggattttatGTGGATGCTATGTATACCCTTCCACCCCCATCTCCATATGTGAGAGATctatcagaacatgcctacacttccgccatacattttctgagagagagccacctactcatgtgttgagatcaagatataccaatcctaccacaagaatgttgatttctagccttccccaagttgctttccactcaactcatctttccaccatatccaaatctgtgctaaagagagttgagtgttggggagactatcatttgaagcacaagagcaaggagttcatcatcaacacaccatttattaccttttggagagtggtgtctcctagattggttaggtgtcgcttgggagcctccgtcaagatgtggagttgaaccaagaagtttgtaagggcaaggagctAGATCGcttacttcgtgaagatctacctgagtgaggcaagtcctttgtgggcgatggccatggtgggatagacaaggttgcttcttcgtggacccttcgtgggtggagcccttcgtggactcgcgcaaccgttacccttcgtgggttgtagtctccatcaacgtggacgtactatagcaccacctatcggaaccatgccaagaatctccgtgtcttcattgcgtttgcacactccaaatcccatccctttactttcttgcaattAGCATGCTTTACTCTTTACGCtgcatatactcttgtcatgcttgcttgaaatgtattgtgaatgcttaaacttctgctaaaactccaccttaacttgaagGACTTAAAAACTGCCACTTTTacttgttgagggtctaatcacccccctctagacccctcttctcgatcctttcaagtagagataagtatttctcTTACTTAAGAatcaaggttatcaatccagtaggaaaaCCACGCAACACCTCGTTAGCAGCACCTACAcacaaaataacaaatacttgcacccaacgcgaacaaggggttgtcaatcctctggcggttaattgcaaggatcaaatctcgtAGTGATGGATAGATGgataaaacacaaaataaaaataagtacAGAAAAATTGTAGTAAGGTATTTTTTAATTTGAATATATGATAAAAGTAGACCCAAGGGTCATAGTTTTCACTACAGGTTTCTCTCTTGAAAATAGCATACAACGGggaaacaaattactgttggacaattgataaaaaagcaaataatcatgacgatatccaaaacaatggtcatgtatataggcatcatgtctgagacaagtagaccgactcatgccagcatctactaccattactccacacatcaaccgctatccaacatgcatctagagtattaagttcaaaaataacggagtaacgccttaagcaagataacatgatgtagacaaagtaaactcacacccatgaataaaccccatttttatccttaatggcaacaatagaAATACGTGCCTTGTCCCTTTGGGATATAGACCACCGCAaaattgaacccatcacaaagcacctcttcctctgcaagaaaaatcaatctagttggccaaaccaaatcaatagaccagagagaaatacaaagctataataaacatgcataaaagagttcggagaagactcaaataatattcatggataatctaatcataaactcacaattcatcggatcccaacaaacacaccgtaaaaagtaATTACATCAAATAGAATTCCAAGAACAttaaggagaacattgtattgaagatcaaatagagagaaataagccatctagctactagctatggacctgtaggtctgtggtaaactactcacacatcatcggaagggcagaAAGGTTGATGTAGAGCACCTCTATggttgattccccctccggcagagtaccgAAAAAGGCCTCCACATGGGATCTCTCAAGAACAgaagcttgcggcggcggaaaaagTATTTGGTGTGGCTCTCTGTTGGTTTCCCGATTTTACAAAACTTATAAAGGTGGAATTAGGTCAAACGGAGCAAAGGTGGCCCATAAGGCACCAGAACGCGCCTACCCTCCTCGGCACGCCCTAGTGGCTCGTGGCCACCTCCTTCGTCTTCTGACTTCCTTCCGAAGCTTCTAGTGTCTCTTTTGTCCAGAAAAATCTCCAAAATGTTTCGTGgtatttggacttcgtttggtactgatattctggGAAAacaaaaacaggcaaaaaacaacaactgacactggacagtaagttaataggttagtcccaaaaaatgatatataatgacataataatgcatataaaacatctaagattgatattataatagcatggaacaataaaagattatagatacgttggatatgTATCCAGCACCGGCTCGCGGGCGTGGAAAACTTTTCGGCAACTCAAGAGGATCTTCGATCCGTCCATCCAGCAGCTCTTGGCGGCCGAGCGCGTATGGTGGGAGGCGAAGCAAGCCGCCGCCAGCGGAGATGTAGCCGCGACCGCGCGCGTGCCAGGGCTCTGAGAGGAGTACCAACTCGCCTCGACCCTCTCCGGTACACTAATCTACCACACCCTCCACGGCAACGAGCCATCGCCCCATGACGGCGACTCCAGCGAAGAGTAGCTGCTAGTTTGAACTATCTATCTAGTTGTTTTAAATTTGCTTGTATGAACTATCCTAGTAGTTTTAATGATGAACGAAATAAATCGAGGTAGAAGTCCGGCGAAGTTTACGGGATCTGTTCTGCCGATCTGTCCGCCGTCCCGTAAATTTTGTTTACCGGGTACTGTAAACGACATTTGTATGACGGCTATATACGggatctgctagagatgctcttactTCCAATGCTCTTCTCCTTCGAGTCCCCTCCGCACGCCTTGAGATTCCCCAACACTAATGGCATAACAACCCACTGATGGACCAACCCCTCTCGCCCATCTCCTTGCTTACCAACGACGGTGGCAGTCTAGACCGGTGGGAGAATACGCACTGACTCATTAATTCAGTGTCTTCTAAGCGTGGATTTAAATTGCATACGTTGATTCATTAATCCTGGCTAAACTATTTTACCCATGCTCATAAGGCAGTTTTATTTTTCCAATTACCAAGCACATGTATAAGCTAACTGGTAGTCCTTTTGCATGTATGTGTTCGTGTGTTGTTCTTTGCATATAGGAGAAGCTATATACTCAATGTCTTAGAATTGTACAACGCCAAATGACAAAAATGTTAGATCCTATTACGGGTATGATGATGGCTTGCGGAGTACACCATGAAAAAAATGACAAAATGACTTGGGCATGTACACCATGTACTCCACCAGTTCACCTTGCCACAACATACGCTTACATGTATGGTGATGGACGGCGTTAGTCGGTTATCCCACAGACAACGGTCTGGACAAGGATATGGACGTCATTTGCTTTACTTTAAGCCTTCTTCAGGCAATTAGTATTCTTATCGTTGATTGCAATATTTTGTTAATAGCTTACCAAGCTGGCCACTTGGTAATTAGTATTTTTATCTGTCTAAGGTTTATTCACTTTCGTTGTATGAGTTGGGTAGATCAAAAGACTGGTCGTGTGAATTATTGTATATGTATTATATTGTTGTTGTGCATGTTTTCATGTGTATTTTTGTGTAAAGGTGGAGTCTTCGGATCAATATTATGCTGAGGCTAGTGGAATTGGCTATATATGCAAGTGTCGGTCCCGGCCTCCCGGGGCGCCACAACAACAGTAGTTATGCGGCATCTCTTCTCTCCCGTTATTCAATACAAACATCGCATGAGTTTCAGGAAGCAATTAGTCACCGTGACAACCTGGAAAGGCAATCTATCTTCAACATCAATGCTTGCCATGTTTGTGATGTCCTTCAAAGGGCGGCCGACGATATGCTCATTTGGGGCAAGCGCTTCCACAATACCCAAGTGTGACGCACTCATGTTTGTTCCCTCCTTTTTCCAGAATAGACCGAGGATTTAGTAATTGCCTATTCATATTTTTTATTAGAGCTACTAAGAAAATTGGGAGAGCGAGGTGTAGTTCTATCTCATCTCTTACTTTTTCGGGAATGACGTGGCAGTCACACAAGATCTCGCTCTCCCAATTTTCGAAGTAGCCCTAATAAAAAATGTGAATAGGCAGCTACTAAATCCTCGGTCTATTCTGAAATATTGTGCTATCATGGACGGCAAAATACAACAAGTACCGGATTACGGTAAAAATACGAAAACCTTTCTTGCGATGTATATTGCAAAAGAAGGAAGGCATACAACAAATGGAAAATTGCCCTCTCCAATTTCGTGAAATTTCAAAAGAAAAAGAATCTGCAACAACTACACACAGGTCCGATGCACTCTGGCACTTCCCTACTAACTGCCGCCTATCATCTGGTTAATTGAGGTGTATGATCCAACGAACGCGCAACCCAAGCCAATCAATATGATAGTTATGCACAAAACCAcctgaaaaaggaaaaaaagagtaGAGATTACACCATAAGCAAATTGTGCTTAGCATCTTCAAGGCTAGATGTTCTGTTGGTGTTTTAGCCTGCGTATTTCAGTTAATCGATTACCTCCCACAAAGGTACTAATTCCCGCTTGATGGAGAGGTAGCATGCACAAGGGAGGATCAGGGCCTGCAAATGCAAATGCGAATCGTCAGGGAAAATAATATTGCAAGGTTACTGAGTATAGGTTCAGTTAATAGCTGCATAATTGCAGGCACTCACCACTAGCATTGTGAAGACAGATCCAAGCAATGCCATCACCAAGGCTGCAAATCAAATAGCAATGGCCATAGTATTAGAGTGCATGACgttttgggggttaatttagTGAACTGCTAATATGGGAAAAAAATAGAAGCAAGTGACAAGTACCAAAGTATGGAAAAGATAGAGCCACGACGACAGTCGAGAGGACAAGAGCTGTCCTAACACACATTCCAGCAACATAATTTCGCATCATCTTAGGCAGAGCCTCCTCTATCGACAAGGCGACCGGTGTCATCGTCAAGGCGTATTTGGTGTATGGATTCACAATCTGAAACCAAAGGGATCCATTGTGAGAATGAGAACCTGTATGCTAATTCTGATACAAGTGGAGTAACTCTCCGTGGGTTTGATTTTCCTCATACCGTCATCCAAATGGCGATTTTAGAGGGAACATACTGTTGTGGCATGTTCAGTGTGAATTGCGACATTGTGGACTCGCCGAACATCAGAAACCCTGTGGCCGCGACCCCAGAGTACACAATTGTGACCACTATAAAGCTGAAATGTGGACAATAGCGCATGTTAGCATGTAGCAAAAATCGACAGATAACTGCAGAAGCAGAGCATAGTATGGTACTGTAGCGTTTCATTTGTCAAGTTCAGAACCTTACCAGAACAGGAGGACAAAAGGGAACTGCGAGCGCTCCTTCATTGATGAGTATATATTTGGGAAAACCGAGTGCCCTGAGAAGCAGTATCCATACAAGCCAAGTGCCAATGGAAGGTGGGTCAGGTTCAGTGCACTACCAGAAGGGTGGAACCCAACTCCATCGCCAATACCAACCCAAAACAGGCACACAACGACTGTTATCGTTGCAACCACGCCTCCGGCTGCGAAATTTCAGATGAAAGATGGTCATGAAGAAGTGGGAGGCAATATGCAGGTATTAACTACTGTTGATAGCAATCTAACGTTGCTATGAAAAGATTGAATTGGGAGAATAAGCCGCGATACTAGTATTGATATCGTTGCAAAAAAAATGTTTATGAGCAGTACAAAATTTATTCTAAAGATTCAAATTAGTAGTACTCACCAGAAAGATAGGAGAGGAGACTGAGGTTCCTGAGCCAGACTGATGGGAGAATTGCCAAAGCCATTGATATGGCGAACAGGTTATGAGAGTTCAAGTAGATGCCGGTAAAAGCTAAATGCGCAGAAGGAAACACTGAAGACAAGCTGTCTCCTAGCAGTGTGATGTACTCCACGCAGCATGCCTGTGAATAAGCGGCATGTTACATCAGATAAATATGCAAGAACCAAACGTTTTTGAAACACAGTACTGCCAGAATTCAGAGAGAGAACACTTACATAGAGTTCTAGGTAAAGGACAACCTGCAAAAGGAACATGAGCAGCAATATGAGTGATGTGAATTTTGCTAAATCTGTACAATTAGGTGGACAATAGGTAAATATACATACCGATACAAATACTCGACCCGGGATACCGAAAGCGGCTCGTCCGATATCGGGGTATGTTTCGATGGTTGGCGAGCTGTCTATGCATCTCTTGAGAAGCAAACCGGTGTAGCATGAACAGGCtcccaacaagggaaggaggaggaggcttAACCATCCTGCTTGCTT
Protein-coding sequences here:
- the LOC125506821 gene encoding amino acid transporter AVT1C-like — encoded protein: MDRDEEKGHGDRSLLFIGDEDDDLGVDRDGGSPPSSDAGSSFSDRSDDGGDGDGADDGTGTGSGSGSDDDADGDGDKERAPNVARQQAAWPQSYRQSIDMLSAVQSPSVTSIMAASPSITKFGSSFLKAGSSFFLKKGATEGSLPLTRPLLPPSLSQLSQQQQQQPAGRPSTDSLQPRPPAPQPPAVQQRPSAACLKSNYIELPPPSSKCSSGQSIINGLNVLCGVGILTTCFGIKQAGWLSLLLLPLLGACSCYTGLLLKRCIDSSPTIETYPDIGRAAFGIPGRVFVSVVLYLELYACCVEYITLLGDSLSSVFPSAHLAFTGIYLNSHNLFAISMALAILPSVWLRNLSLLSYLSAGGVVATITVVVCLFWVGIGDGVGFHPSGSALNLTHLPLALGLYGYCFSGHSVFPNIYSSMKERSQFPFVLLFCFIVVTIVYSGVAATGFLMFGESTMSQFTLNMPQQYVPSKIAIWMTIVNPYTKYALTMTPVALSIEEALPKMMRNYVAGMCVRTALVLSTVVVALSFPYFALVMALLGSVFTMLVALILPCACYLSIKRELVPLWEVVLCITIILIGLGCAFVGSYTSINQMIGGS